TAGCAGGCGGCCCCGATCGACCACTCCGGCACCTCCCCACGCTGTGCGGCTGTGAAAGTGAACCGCTGCGGAGGGAGAGGGATTCGAACCCCCGGTGGGTTACCCCACAACGGTTTTCAAGACCGCCGCAATCGTCCGCTCTGCCATCCCTCCAGTGCATAGTATACTCCACGCGGAGCGCTTCTGTCAAACCCAGTGGGTGCCGTTCGGAACAGCCCGCTTGTGCCTCGAAGCAGATCGTGGTATAATCTTTCATAGCATAGCCATCGTGGGGAGGCGCTATGAACCGCATCCGGTCCCAACTGACTTCACGGCCGGAGTAAAGTGAGGAGGTATGGGCTATGGATGTCCGTGAGCGGATCGAGCAACTGCGCAAACTCATCCACTATCACAATTATCGCTACTACGTCCTCGACAGCCCCGAGATCAGCGACAGCGAATACGACGCCTTGATGCGGGAACTCGAAGCGCTGGAGGCACAACACCCCGAACTCATCACCCCCGACTCGCCCACCCAGCGCGTGGGTGGCGCGCCCCTGGAGAAGTTCGAGAAAGTCACTCACCCCCGCCCTATCCTGAGCCTGGGCGACGCCATGAACGAAGAGGAACTGCGCGCTTGGCGCGAACGCATCATGCGCCTGCTCCCTCCTGGCACCAAACTCGAGTACGTGGTCGAACCCAAGATTGATGGCCTGACCGTGGTGCTCACCTATGAGAACGGCATCTTCACCAAGGGGGCGACACGGGGCGACGGCGAGGTAGGAGAAGACATCACCGCCAACCTGCGCACCATCAAGGCGCTGCCGTTGCGGATACCGGTCAGCGGCGATGAGACCGCCCCGGCTCGTCTCGTGGTGCGCGGCGAGGCTTATATGCCTGTGGATGCCTTCGAACGCTTCAACCGCGAGCAAGAAGAGAAGGGCGAACGCACCTTCGCCAACCCGCGCAATGCCGCCGCCGGCAGCGTGCGGCAATTGGACCCCAGTATCACCGCCGCCCGGCCCTTGAGCCTCTTCTGTTATTCCATCGTTGCCTCGGAGGGCATCACCATCACCACCCAGTGGGAAACACTCGCTTACCTGCGAAGGATGGGCTTCCCAGTAGCCACCGATGTGGCCATTTTCTCCGATTTCGAGGAGATGGTGGCCTATTGCAAAGAGTGGATGAAGAAGCGCGACACTCTGAATTTCGAGGCTGATGGGGTGGTGGTCAAGATCAACGACCTGGCCACGCAGGAGAGCCTGGGCGTGGTGGGCAAGGATCCCCGCGGGATGATCGCCTTCAAGTTCCCGGCCCGCGAAGCCACCACCAAACTCGTGGCCCTGGGCATCAACGTGGGGCGCACGGGGACGCTCAACCCATTCGCCATCCTGAAACCGGTGCGGGTGGGCGGCGTGACCATCACAAAGGCCACTTTGCACAACTTTGAGGACATCGCCCGCAAAGACATCCGCATCGGTGACACAGTGCTCATCAAGCGCGCCGGCGACGTCATTCCCCAAGTGGTAATGCCCATCACCAGCCTGCGCACCGGCGAGGAAAAGCCCATCGAGATACCGGCCAGTTGTCCGGTGTGCGGGGAGCCGACGGAGAAACCGGAGGGCGAGGTGGCGGTCTATTGCACCAATATGTCCTGCCCAGCCCAGATCGTCCAGCACATCACCCACTTCGCCAGCACGATGGACATCGAGGGCCTGGGGGAGAAGATCGTGCAGGCCTTCGTGGATCACGGCCTCATCCACGACGCTGCCGACCTCTACTACCTGCGGGCGGAGGACATCATGCGCATCGAGGGCTTCGCCGAGAAGAGCACCGAGAACCTGCTGAACTCCATCGCGTCCTCGAAGGTGCGACCCCTCTGGCGGGTCATCGCTGCCCTGGGCATCCGGGGCGTGGGCAGTGTGGTGGCCCAACTACTGGCTCAGCATTTCACTTCTATAGACGCGCTCGCGGCAGCCAGCGAGGAGGAATTGCAGACCATCCCCGGCCTGGGGCCGCACACTGCGGCCAGTATCGCCAGTTTCTTCTCCCGCGAACGCAACCGCCAGTTCATCGAGAAGTTGTGCCGGGCCGGCGTGGTATTGGCAGGCGAAAGAGAGGCGCCGCGCGAGGGTCCGCTGGCGGGCCTCACTTTTGTGATTACCGGCACGCTCTCCGTCAGCCGCGAGGAGATGACCGAGTACATCGAGACTCACGGCGGCAAGGTGACGGGCTCGGTGTCGAAGAACACAAGTTACCTGGTGGTGGGCGATTCGCCTGGGGGGACGAAGTACGAGCGGGCACAGGCCCTGGGCGTGCCCATGATCTCCGAGGCCGACCTGCGGCGCATGGTGGAGCGGGGTGGCTGAGGGAGATGAGCGACGCTTACGCCTAATGGCCTTACGAACCTGGTTGAACTGAACCTTACTTAAGGAGGGCAGATACCCATGGCGATTCCCGATTACCAATCTATTATGCTTCCCTTGCTGAGATTTTTGGGTGACAAGCAGGAGCATTCCTTACGCGAAGCAATCGACAAACTCGCTGATCATTTCGAGCTTTCGGCTGGAGAACGCCGAGAATTACTTTCCAGTGGCCAACAAGCGGTTTTTGATAATCGCGTAGGATGGGCCAGAACCTACATGAAAAAGGCTCTTCTTGTGGAATATACTCGCAGGGGATATTTCCGAATTACCAATAGAGGTTTGAATGTGCTTAGTCAAAACCCTCCCACAATCGACGCCAAGTTTCTAAATCAGTTTGAAGAATTCAGGGAATTCCGAGCAATCAGAAAAGAAAAGCCAGATCGTGAAGAATATGAGCCGGAGAAGACCCCTGAGGAAGTGCTAGAGAGTGCCTACCAGAACCTCAGAAACCATCTCGCCGCGGATCTTCTTCAGCAAATCAAAACCTGTCCCCCCAGCTTGTTCGAGAAAATCGTTGTAGATCTGCTCGTCAAAATGGGTTACGGGGGGAGTCGTCAAGACGCAGGGAAAGCCATCGGTCAGACGGGTGACGAAGGTATAGATGGAATAATCAAAGAAGACCGACTAGGCCTCGACGTTATCTACATTCAAGCCAAGCGTTGGGAGAATACAGTCGGGCGACCAGAGATTCAGAAATTCGCAGGCGCACTCCAAGGTCAGCGTGCCAGAAAGGGCATATTCATAACTACCTCAAGTTTTTCCCGAGATGCACATGAGTACGCTTCACGAATCGACAGTAAAATTGTCCTCATAGATGGAGAGCAACTTGCGCAGTTCATGATCGATCATGATATTGGAGTGACTCCTGTTTCAAACTATGAAATCAAAAGGATTGACTTGGACTATTTTACTGAGGAATGAGGCATTAAAAACGGCGTCCCCTACCCCAATCCCTCCCCATTACACCACCCCACCAGGCCCGAATCCTGCACCTGCACCCGGTACCAGGGATACCCCTCCGCGAAAATTGGGCCCTCCAGAACCGTCACCGCCGTCAGATGTGGCAGGATGCCCACCAGCGACTCGGAGGAGCCGGGCCCGGCCCGCAAGTCTAGGCTCTCGCTGATCACCTGCGTTGTGCTGCCCACCGGGATCCAGGTGTAGGGTGTGGGGCTCTGGGTGGGAGTGGGCAGACCTGTGCCAATGGGCGTGGGCGTCAGGGTGAGCGAGGGCGTGCCGGTTGCTGTTCCGGCACTGGTGGGAGTAGCCGACGCAGTCGGGCTCGGGATGAGCGTCGGGGTCAGCGTGGGCCACCAGGGCAGCGGCCCGCGCAGCCAGCGCCACAGGTCCCCTGCCCAGACCAGCAGTTCCACCGGCCGGATCGTCTTCTCCCGCCCCCCTTCGCGCACGATCCACGTCGTGTGCACCACCGCCGCGCGTTCGTAACTCACGCCCAGGAACTCCACACTGGGCACCAACTCTACATGATCCACAGTGGTGGTCAGGGGTTGCATCGGGCGCTGCGACATATAGCCCTCGAAAGACTGGCGGCTGAAGAGGCTCTGCGCGTTCGGGTGGAGCAGGGCGTACATCATCCCGTACTGCCCTGCCTTCTGGTAGGTGTAGAGGTGCTCCACAGTCTTGCCCGGGCCAGGCACCAGGTCAATCACCAGGGGCAAGGTGGGCTGTGACACCACTTCTTGGGGCTCATAGCCCTCCGCTTGAACATGAACCAGGTGGTCATCGCCCACCTCGATGGTGAAGACTCCGCCGTCATCGGTTCTCATTGTCTTCGTGCCGCTGCGGACCAGCGCGCCCCGGACGGGTTCGCCCGTGATCGCATCGCGCACCCGGCCCTGAGTGGCCCAGCGGGTAGGTGGCGGGGTGAGGGTGATGGTAGGGGTGAGCGTGGGTGCCCGGAAGAGATCGGCGAGTCCTCGGACCCTTGGTTGGACAACCGGGGAGCGCAGGAGCAATATCAACAGCACCAGCAGTAAGATTATGGCCATTACATAGTAAATGAGGGTTCGATTTTGCACGTTAACCTCTCCATCAGGGCGGTAGATTGCTATGGCCCGGCCAGGGGCACGAGCCAGTTTGCGGCTGCCCAGCCGATCGTCCCGTCCTCCATCTGCAAGCGCCACCATTCGTAGCCACCGGCTGACTGTGGTCCCTCCAGCACGGTGAGGATGGTGCCTTCTGGCATGATGACCAGCGTTGTGTAGTCCATCCCGGGCCCGCTACGCAGGCGCAAGTTTTGACCCTCGGTGTTCGCCACCTTCACGCGAATGCCCACCGCGATGGTGGCTGGAACGGTGGGTGTGGGTGGAGTGGTAGGCGTCAGTGTGGGCAGCGGGGTCAGGGTGGGCAGGGCGGTTGCCGTTACCGTGGGGTACGGGGTGTTGGTGGGCGCTGGGGCAAATGGGCTCTCGCGGTGTGATGTCACCAGATACACGCCCGCGGCCACCGCGACGAGCAGGACAACCACCCCAAGCCGCTGGAAGGCAGTGGAGCGCCGGGGCATTGGCGGGCACTCCATTCGGCGTGCTCCGCGGTGTTCCTCTGGTGGCTTCTCGCTGTGGTCATGATCTTCTGTCATAGTCATCTCCACGTTTTTCAGGTGGTCTACTCGCTTTGCGTTGATGGTCAATCTTCATCGCCTAGGCACCGAGAGCGCTGAGAAGACTCTGGTAAAACTCTCTGCGAACTCTGTGCCTCTGCGGTAAATTCAGGGTTCTCAGGGTTGTTTCAGGCTGGCCAACAATTCGGCCAGTGGCAATGTGTTCACAATGTGCTTCTTTTCCGCCCAACCGCGTCGGGCCGTCATCACGCCGTAATACATCGCCTCCAGGCCATCCAGGCTGTGGGCATCGCTATCTATGCTCAGGCGCACGCCCATCTCCACTGCCCGGCGCACGTGCACGTCGTCCAGGTCGAGCCGGTCGGGGATGCCGTCGATCTCCAAGATGGTGCCAGTTTTCTGGGCTTCTATCAGCACATCGTCCAGGTCCACCAGGCTGGCCTCCCGCTGGCCTAAGATGCGGCCGGAGGGGTGGCCGATGATGTCCACGTGAGGGTTGCGCATGGCCTTGATCATCCGCGCCGTGATGGTCTCGCGATCCTGGCGCAGTCCACTGTGGATGGAAGCCACCACCACATCGAGTTCAGCCAGCACTTCATCGGGGAAATCCAGGCTCCCGTCGCCGCGGATTTCCACCTCGGCCCCCTGCAGCAGGCGGAAATTGTCGAATGTATCATTCAGACGGTCTATCTCGCGGCGCTGTTCCCGCAGTCGCACCTCATCCAGCCCATTGGCCACGCCCAGGCCCTTGGTGTGGTCGGAGATCACCAGATACTCATAGCCCAGCGCTCGCGCCTTACTCGCCACCTCCTCGATGGTGGCCGCGCCATCGCTCCATCGAGTGTGGACGTGCAGATCGCCGCGGATGTCGCCCAGTTCGACGAGTTTCGGCAACCTGCCAGCGGCGGCCATTTCGATCTCGCCCCTGTCCTCGCGCAATTCGGGGGGGATCCACTGCAGACCGAGGGTCTGGTACACCTCTTCCTCAGATGGGCACAGGATTTCGCTGCCGTCCTGGCGCTTGAAACCATGCTCGCTGAGGCTTAGTCCCTGCTTGATCGCCCGTTCGCGCAGGGCGATATTGTGGGCTTTGCTGCCGGTAAAATGTTGTAGGAGAGAGCCGAACCGAGCCGGCTCCAAGACCATCAAGTCCACCTGCAAACCGTTATCCAGGCGCACGGTGGCTTTCGCTGGCCCTTGGGCGGCGATCTCTTTCACCCGCCGGAACTTGACGAAAGCGTCGGTGACTGCCGCCGGCTCCACCGACGAAGCCAGCAGGTCAATATCGCCCACCGTTTCCTTCATTCGGCGCAGGCTGCCGGCAGCGTCGGCTCGTTCGACCATCGGCAGGGAGCGGAGATAGGCCACGAGATCCTGGGCCACAGGCCAGGCCACGTAGAGCGGGATGCGCGTGCTGCGCCGGTAGAGCGCTTCGATACCCTCTAAGATGCGCTGCTCGGAACGTGCGCCCAGGCCCGGCAGTTCGCGCAACTTTCCCTCTCGGGCCGCCTTTTCTACCTCTGCCACACTCATCAGACCAAGCCGCTCCCAGAGCAACTTGGCGGTCCTGGGGCCGACCTCGGGAATGGCCATTAGGCTGGCAACTCCGACCGGCACTTCCTCCTGCAGGTCTTCGTAGTATCCCAGCCGCCCAGTGCGGAAGAGTTCGTCCAGTTTTTTCTCCAATGCCTCACCGATGCCAGGCACCTCGCGCAAGCGCCCCTCCCGCCAAAGGTCGCTCAAATCTCTGCCCAGGTGAGCGATGTTGTCTGCGGCGCGACGGTAGGCCATCACCCGGTAGCGATCCTCACCCTTGATCTCCAGCATATCCGCGATGCGGCGTAAGATCTCGATAACCTCTTCGTTGGTCATAGGTCACCTCCCCCACCGCTATGACTCAATGGTAATTATAATCCCTTTCGGGCCCTTCGGCAACGCGCCGAGTTGACAAAAATCCGCTTCTGCAGCATAATCGCCCTCAAATAGTGCGGCGACCAGCGATGCTCAACGCGCTGGACTCGCCGCCCTTTCACATCCAGAGGAGAATTACCATGACCTCCGAACGAACATCCAAGGAACAAGTGTTAGACCGGGCCCAACGGGACCGCATCCACTTCATCAGCCTGCAGTTCACGGACATCCTGGGCACTATCAAGAATGTAACCATCCCCATCGGGCGCCTCGGGGAGGCATTGGAGTACGGCGTCTGGTTCGACGGCTCATCCATCGAGGGGTTCGCCCGCATCGCCGAGAGTGATATGGTGCTGCACCCTGATCCCTCCACATACCGCCTGATCCCTTGGGAGCCAGAATCTCGGCGCACGGCCCGCATTATTTGCGACATACATCGTCCCGATGGCCAGCCCTTTGAGGGCGACCCGCGTTACATCCTCAAGCGTGCCCTGGCGGAGGCCAGGGAAATGGGCTTTGTGTATAACACTGGACCAGAGGTGGAGTTTTTCCTGTTCAAGATGGATGGCGAGGCTACACGCAAACCCGTGCCCCACGATGTGGGTGGTTATTTCGACTTCTCGCCCCGCGATCTGGCCTCGGAGGTGCGCGAGGACATCATCGTCGCGCTGGAGGGAATGGAGATGGAGGTGGAGACCGCGCACCACGAGGTGGCTACCGGGCAGCACGAGATTGATGTGCGCTACTCCGACGCCTTAACCAGCGCTGATGCCACCATCACGTTGCGCTACGCGGTGAAGGCTATCGCGCAACTCCACGGCCTTTACGCCACATTCATGCCCAAGCCCATTTTCGGCATCAATGGCTCGGGCATGCACACCCACCAGAGCCTGTTCACCACCGACGGGCAGACCGCTTTCTACGACGAGAAGGATCCCTACCACCTATCGCCAACTGCCTATGCCTTCTTGGCCGGGCAGATAGCCCACGCCCGCGCTATGGCTGCCATCGTCGCGCCGACGGTGAACTCCTACAAGCGGCTCGTCCCCGGCTACGAGGCTCCGGTGTATATCTGCTGGGGGCAGATCAACCGCTCGGCGCTCATCCGTATCCCGGCCTACCTGCCTGGGCAGGAGTCATCAGCGCGACTGGAACTGCGCTGTCCGGACCCCAGTGCCAACCCCTACCTGGCCTTCGCGGTGATGCTGCGCGCCGGCCTGGATGGCATCCGCCGCGGCTTGGTGCCGCCGCCCCCGGTCGAGGAGAACGTGTACGAGTTCGGAACCGCGCGCCGACAGGAACTGGACATTGCCTCCTTGCCGGGCTCCCTGGCCGAAGCGTTGGACGAGATGGAGAAAGACCCACTCATCGCCGAAACGTTAGGGGAACACACTTTCCGCCGCTACTTGGAGGCCAAACGGCAGGAATGGGACGATTACCGCATCCACGTCACAGATTGGGAGTTGGAGCACTATCTTCAGACGGTGTAATGACATCCCCGCAGGTTTGGAACTTGCGGGGGTTTCTTATCCCCCAAGCCGTTCTGCCGCCAGCCGCAGCACCTCCCGCTCGGTGCTGTAACTGGCGCGCTCCAGCGCCTCCTCGATGGGGAACCATTGCACGGCTTCGACTTCCCAGTCGTGGTCGGTGGTCTCGCCGCCGGTGTAGCGCAGGAGATAGAAATCCACGAACTTGTGCTGGCGCGTCTGTCGGTCGAGATAGAACCAATAATCAATCGTCTTCAGTTTCTCCACCACCTCGCCGGATAAGCCCGTCTCTTCACGCACCTCGCGGAGGGCGGTCGTGGCTGCGTCCTCGCCCCGTTCCACCAACCCTTTGGGCAGGCCCCATCGCTCGCCGCCCTTGGTGGCGATCAGGGCGACGTAAGGGCGCCCCTCCACCATCTTGTAGAGCACGCCACCCGCCGAGCGCACCACCTGGGTTTTAACCTCTTTCTTCTCTGGCATGCCAGTCCCTCCACTTAGAGACCGACCCGCTCCTCTGTCAGCAACCGGGCCTCCTCCAGCGCCGCTGGTCGGATGTCAATGGGGAAGCGCCCGTGCAGAGGGCTCAGTCGGGCACCCAACGCTGTCGCCGCCCAGAAAAGCCAGGCGAATGGCCTTATGAGAGCGCTTAGGTCGGCGGAGCGCTGCAGTTCCACCAGTGCCTCGTCATCCCAGCCGCCGAATAGCCCGTAGAAGAAGGCGAACAGCGGGTAAGACGGAAGAATGCCAATGAAAAAGATAAGCACACTGGTTACCTGGTCGCGCTGCCAGATCCACCCAGTAACCCATCGCAACACCGCGTAGTGGGCTGCTCCCGCCAATAGCGGGGCTACTAGCGACTGCCAAACATAGAAGCGTTGCCGGAAACAGAGGTGATGGTTGATGAAATAGGCAGCGATGTCCTTACTCAACAAGCCGACGAAGTAGGCGATGATCAGGGCGTTGATCTGATAGCGTTCCAAGAGAGCGAAGGCCAGCACGATGCGAACCAGCTGTTCGCCGCCGACCAAAATGGCCTTGAGATAGGGACGGTTGGCAGCCAGTTGTACATTGTCGCCCACCCAGGAGGGATACTGGATCGCGCCCCACAGGATCAACGGCACGGCGTAGGCCGCAGCCCGCACGAACTCCGGGCCGCTGGCCCCCAGAATGAAACGATCGGCCACTGCCAAGAGCACCGCGCCGATAAATGCGCTGATCAGCCCGCCCCACTTGTAGGCCATAGCCGAGTAATACTGACTGAGCGCCTGGCGGGCGTGGGAAATCGCCTCGGAGATGGAGGGCATCAGGTTGCTGTACAGCGTTTGCAACACCTGGTAGGCAAAAATGAAGTTCTGGGCGATGGTCCAGTTGCCCCACACTTCGGCATAGTTGACCAGCCGCATCTGGGTGATCAGAATCTCCACCGATTGTCCGACCGCCCACGCTACCGAACCAAGCATCTCGAACGCGCCGAAGCGGAAAGCGTTCTTGACCGTCTCCCAGTCGAAATGGGCCAGGAACAAGAGACGCGCATTGTAACCCAGCCGCCGATACAGCCATAGACCCAGGAGAAAAGTCAGCACTTCAGAGGCATAGGCGGCTATCCCCAATCCCAACACCCCACCCATAGGCATGTCAAAGACCGGATGGGCTTTGCCCCAGGCGACCATCAGGGTGACGAGCACTGGCTGGGTAACCATCGGGAAGAGGGCGTAGAGGCCGATGTCCAGCATCTGCGCGTAGTCGAAGCGCTGCAAAGCCATCAGCCCATGACGCATCACCTGGTAGAAGCCGGGGATCTGGATCATGGTGTGGATGATGGTGCTCCAAGCATAGAGGGCGTAGGTCGTGCGCGGTAGTAGGGTCCCGGCAATCGCAGTAACCAGGGCCACTTGGAAAGCGCCCGACAATGCCTGCCACCACACAAAAACCTGCCCGTACTGTATGGCGCGGCGCGGGTCGTGCACGCGGTATTGGGCGAAGAACTTGATGAAGGCAGCACTGGTGCCCATGTCGAAGAGCATCCAGAGCAGGTTGAAGAACTGCGTCACCCGCCCCCAGATGCCCAGCGCTTGGGCCGACGGTAGGATGTAGGCTGGCAGGATCAGGTTCTGGTAGATGATCAGTGGAATGAAAAGGACAAGCCCGAGCATGAGGGCAACCAGGAAGCCACCCAGCGGGCGGTGGAAGCCGACCTCATCCCAATCTGTCCCTGCCTGCCGGGCGATGAATTCTGCCCGGTCCACCACCAGCACGTCGAGGGCCTCCGGGTGAGCCAGGCTGTAACGTCGCACGACCCAGAAAGCCAGCGCCGACAGCACCAGCATCCCCGCCAGGGCGACGAGCAGAGCCCTGCGCTCACCAGCGTGCGGCACCGGCGACCCGGCATAGTCAGCGAAGGGGGCGGGGATCCTGCCAGCTGCCCGCGCGGTCAGGTGGTAGATCAGATAGTTGAAATACGCCCAGCCTTGGAACTGAGGATTGGCATCGTCGAGGAAAGGCGTGAAAACAAAGGCTTGACCATTGCCGATCGTTCTCATTCCCAAGATAAGCGACTCGTCTTCGAAGCCGAGCACCACTGGGAGAAGATCGGCGGCTGGGCTGGCCAGAGAAAAACGCTCGCGGACCTGGGGTGCGCTGGTCCAGACGATCTCAGTCAGCAACGGATCAGCCAGTCCCCGGGCCGGCGTCAGGCTCAGCGGGTCCTCGCGCCTTTCGAGCGCCACATCCACTCCAAGCAGCGTCTCCACCTCGTTGGCGCTCAGGTCTGGGCCGAGGATCAGCACGAGTCCCGCGCCCTCTCGGATGCGGGCAGCGATGCCCACGGGGTCCGGAATAGCACCGTTGAGGACGAAGACTTGTGCCTCTTCTGGCACAGCGACGACCTCGAACTCCCCGGCCAGGCGGAGCGCCTGGCGCACACCACCCTCTGGGCCGGCGTAGTTCACTCGAAGGGGGACATTCTGGGCAGTTGTGGGCGAGACGCAAGAGAGCAAGAGAATGAGAAGTGCGAAGGTTAGGATATATTTGCGCATAAACGTCTCCTATTCTTACGATGTAGGAAT
The sequence above is drawn from the Chloroflexota bacterium genome and encodes:
- the ligA gene encoding NAD-dependent DNA ligase LigA, producing MDVRERIEQLRKLIHYHNYRYYVLDSPEISDSEYDALMRELEALEAQHPELITPDSPTQRVGGAPLEKFEKVTHPRPILSLGDAMNEEELRAWRERIMRLLPPGTKLEYVVEPKIDGLTVVLTYENGIFTKGATRGDGEVGEDITANLRTIKALPLRIPVSGDETAPARLVVRGEAYMPVDAFERFNREQEEKGERTFANPRNAAAGSVRQLDPSITAARPLSLFCYSIVASEGITITTQWETLAYLRRMGFPVATDVAIFSDFEEMVAYCKEWMKKRDTLNFEADGVVVKINDLATQESLGVVGKDPRGMIAFKFPAREATTKLVALGINVGRTGTLNPFAILKPVRVGGVTITKATLHNFEDIARKDIRIGDTVLIKRAGDVIPQVVMPITSLRTGEEKPIEIPASCPVCGEPTEKPEGEVAVYCTNMSCPAQIVQHITHFASTMDIEGLGEKIVQAFVDHGLIHDAADLYYLRAEDIMRIEGFAEKSTENLLNSIASSKVRPLWRVIAALGIRGVGSVVAQLLAQHFTSIDALAAASEEELQTIPGLGPHTAASIASFFSRERNRQFIEKLCRAGVVLAGEREAPREGPLAGLTFVITGTLSVSREEMTEYIETHGGKVTGSVSKNTSYLVVGDSPGGTKYERAQALGVPMISEADLRRMVERGG
- a CDS encoding restriction endonuclease; protein product: MAIPDYQSIMLPLLRFLGDKQEHSLREAIDKLADHFELSAGERRELLSSGQQAVFDNRVGWARTYMKKALLVEYTRRGYFRITNRGLNVLSQNPPTIDAKFLNQFEEFREFRAIRKEKPDREEYEPEKTPEEVLESAYQNLRNHLAADLLQQIKTCPPSLFEKIVVDLLVKMGYGGSRQDAGKAIGQTGDEGIDGIIKEDRLGLDVIYIQAKRWENTVGRPEIQKFAGALQGQRARKGIFITTSSFSRDAHEYASRIDSKIVLIDGEQLAQFMIDHDIGVTPVSNYEIKRIDLDYFTEE
- a CDS encoding SH3 domain-containing protein produces the protein MVALADGGRDDRLGSRKLARAPGRAIAIYRPDGEVNVQNRTLIYYVMAIILLLVLLILLLRSPVVQPRVRGLADLFRAPTLTPTITLTPPPTRWATQGRVRDAITGEPVRGALVRSGTKTMRTDDGGVFTIEVGDDHLVHVQAEGYEPQEVVSQPTLPLVIDLVPGPGKTVEHLYTYQKAGQYGMMYALLHPNAQSLFSRQSFEGYMSQRPMQPLTTTVDHVELVPSVEFLGVSYERAAVVHTTWIVREGGREKTIRPVELLVWAGDLWRWLRGPLPWWPTLTPTLIPSPTASATPTSAGTATGTPSLTLTPTPIGTGLPTPTQSPTPYTWIPVGSTTQVISESLDLRAGPGSSESLVGILPHLTAVTVLEGPIFAEGYPWYRVQVQDSGLVGWCNGEGLG
- a CDS encoding SH3 domain-containing protein; protein product: MTINAKRVDHLKNVEMTMTEDHDHSEKPPEEHRGARRMECPPMPRRSTAFQRLGVVVLLVAVAAGVYLVTSHRESPFAPAPTNTPYPTVTATALPTLTPLPTLTPTTPPTPTVPATIAVGIRVKVANTEGQNLRLRSGPGMDYTTLVIMPEGTILTVLEGPQSAGGYEWWRLQMEDGTIGWAAANWLVPLAGP
- the polX gene encoding DNA polymerase/3'-5' exonuclease PolX — encoded protein: MTNEEVIEILRRIADMLEIKGEDRYRVMAYRRAADNIAHLGRDLSDLWREGRLREVPGIGEALEKKLDELFRTGRLGYYEDLQEEVPVGVASLMAIPEVGPRTAKLLWERLGLMSVAEVEKAAREGKLRELPGLGARSEQRILEGIEALYRRSTRIPLYVAWPVAQDLVAYLRSLPMVERADAAGSLRRMKETVGDIDLLASSVEPAAVTDAFVKFRRVKEIAAQGPAKATVRLDNGLQVDLMVLEPARFGSLLQHFTGSKAHNIALRERAIKQGLSLSEHGFKRQDGSEILCPSEEEVYQTLGLQWIPPELREDRGEIEMAAAGRLPKLVELGDIRGDLHVHTRWSDGAATIEEVASKARALGYEYLVISDHTKGLGVANGLDEVRLREQRREIDRLNDTFDNFRLLQGAEVEIRGDGSLDFPDEVLAELDVVVASIHSGLRQDRETITARMIKAMRNPHVDIIGHPSGRILGQREASLVDLDDVLIEAQKTGTILEIDGIPDRLDLDDVHVRRAVEMGVRLSIDSDAHSLDGLEAMYYGVMTARRGWAEKKHIVNTLPLAELLASLKQP
- the glnA gene encoding type I glutamate--ammonia ligase, which encodes MTSERTSKEQVLDRAQRDRIHFISLQFTDILGTIKNVTIPIGRLGEALEYGVWFDGSSIEGFARIAESDMVLHPDPSTYRLIPWEPESRRTARIICDIHRPDGQPFEGDPRYILKRALAEAREMGFVYNTGPEVEFFLFKMDGEATRKPVPHDVGGYFDFSPRDLASEVREDIIVALEGMEMEVETAHHEVATGQHEIDVRYSDALTSADATITLRYAVKAIAQLHGLYATFMPKPIFGINGSGMHTHQSLFTTDGQTAFYDEKDPYHLSPTAYAFLAGQIAHARAMAAIVAPTVNSYKRLVPGYEAPVYICWGQINRSALIRIPAYLPGQESSARLELRCPDPSANPYLAFAVMLRAGLDGIRRGLVPPPPVEENVYEFGTARRQELDIASLPGSLAEALDEMEKDPLIAETLGEHTFRRYLEAKRQEWDDYRIHVTDWELEHYLQTV
- a CDS encoding NUDIX hydrolase, translated to MVEGRPYVALIATKGGERWGLPKGLVERGEDAATTALREVREETGLSGEVVEKLKTIDYWFYLDRQTRQHKFVDFYLLRYTGGETTDHDWEVEAVQWFPIEEALERASYSTEREVLRLAAERLGG